The Paenibacillus macerans genome includes a window with the following:
- a CDS encoding PTS sugar transporter subunit IIB, with the protein MVNVLLICGSGASSGFMAANIRKAAKKRNLNMDIKARGEAEIENYIHDIDALLVGPHLAYIMDDINELTKDTDVKVLLMKPSYYSTLDGEAALDDLLSELNS; encoded by the coding sequence ATGGTAAACGTGTTATTAATCTGCGGGTCGGGAGCAAGCTCCGGTTTTATGGCTGCCAATATTCGCAAAGCCGCTAAAAAAAGAAACTTGAATATGGATATCAAAGCCAGAGGGGAAGCGGAAATCGAAAATTACATTCATGATATCGATGCTTTATTAGTCGGCCCACACTTGGCCTATATCATGGATGATATCAACGAGCTTACCAAAGACACCGATGTCAAAGTGCTCTTAATGAAGCCTTCTTATTATTCCACGTTGGATGGGGAAGCGGCTTTAGATGATTTGCTGAGCGAGTTGAACAGCTAA
- a CDS encoding LysR family transcriptional regulator translates to MTLQQLRYVVEVANRGSMNEAARRLFISQPSLSNAIRELEENIQMTIFERTNKGITLSKEGAEFLAYARQVMEQAELLENRYLNAKPSPQHFSVSTQHYAFAVNAFVQLVQEYGQDEYELALRETKTHEIIQDVKSQRSEIGILYINEFNSKVINRLLKDGNLIFNSLFKAKAHIFVSIRNPLAQHAVVTLDQLQDYPYLYFEQGEFNSFHFAEEILSTLSHRKSIKVNDRATLFNLLIGLNGYTISTGVLSSDLNGNEIIPVPLASDETINVGWICHRNAKLTKLGAAYIEALEQTVVNEAR, encoded by the coding sequence ATAACGTTACAGCAGCTTCGTTACGTCGTGGAAGTGGCCAACCGCGGTTCGATGAACGAGGCGGCGAGAAGATTGTTTATTTCCCAGCCCAGCCTTTCCAACGCCATCCGGGAGCTCGAGGAGAACATCCAGATGACGATTTTCGAGCGGACGAACAAAGGCATTACGCTCTCCAAGGAAGGCGCCGAGTTCCTCGCGTACGCCAGACAGGTGATGGAGCAGGCGGAACTTTTGGAAAACCGCTACCTGAACGCCAAGCCGTCGCCCCAGCATTTCTCGGTTTCCACCCAGCATTACGCGTTTGCGGTTAACGCGTTTGTGCAGCTGGTTCAGGAATACGGGCAGGACGAATACGAGCTGGCCTTGCGGGAGACCAAAACGCACGAAATCATCCAGGACGTCAAAAGCCAGCGCAGCGAAATCGGCATTTTATATATCAATGAATTCAATTCGAAGGTGATCAACCGGCTGCTGAAGGACGGAAATTTGATTTTTAACAGCCTGTTTAAGGCGAAGGCGCATATCTTTGTCAGCATCCGCAATCCTTTGGCGCAGCATGCCGTGGTCACGCTGGATCAGCTTCAGGATTATCCGTATTTATATTTCGAGCAGGGGGAGTTCAATTCGTTTCATTTTGCCGAGGAAATATTGAGCACGCTTTCTCATCGGAAAAGCATTAAGGTGAACGACCGGGCCACCCTGTTTAATCTGCTGATCGGCTTGAACGGGTACACGATCTCCACCGGCGTGCTTAGCTCGGACCTGAACGGAAATGAGATTATTCCGGTTCCGCTGGCCAGCGACGAAACGATCAATGTGGGGTGGATTTGCCATCGCAACGCCAAACTGACCAAGCTGGGCGCGGCCTATATTGAGGCGTTGGAGCAAACGGTGGTGAACGAAGCGCGTTGA
- a CDS encoding BglG family transcription antiterminator has product MKMQYIDLIQYLSSCNHWISSQSLADKYGVSKRTIKSYISEINAIHHGLILSSNKGYKVDTDQVNTFLANEQKAIPQTQSERIAYILKKLVHTSQPISIYDLSDALFISESTLRLDLKLIKEKLAKNNLELSLVKDHLSLRGKEKDKRKLMSSILYEEADGSFIDIDKIKRFYHELNVDYIRKAVVETFSSHHFFTNDFYLTNVIIHITIALDRMKHDSQFLNKTVNYHTDNTAHQIAKEIAFKLESYFHVQYSEEEIADLALLISCNGTNVNFTQIEVSDLERIAGKDCIELVSEIASDLDKYYYISIADADFITRFTLHVKNLLMRLKNNHSTKNPLTNTIKRECPLIYDCAVHASHVIKEKTGYRISDDEIAYLAFHLGYAIELQRQTNVKISCTVLFPLYYNMNVQMINKLQQYFGNDISIHSIVTDESDLNYASSDFIISTAQLHKIPEIPYVVITPFFIEGDREKVSDKIFELKEQKKKNQFKYHLKSFLDERHFCSSTARSGKEEVLRFICQTMNRDGYTDEDFFAKIMEREAMSSTAFGQVALPHAIKMESRKTGMFIYLNPNGIKWDASTVKIVLLITVSGEDRKIFRDVFDALATILTDDKNVNLLSSLEHFDDFINQLIACWE; this is encoded by the coding sequence ATGAAAATGCAGTATATCGATTTAATTCAATATTTAAGCTCTTGTAACCACTGGATTTCGTCGCAAAGCTTGGCGGACAAGTACGGCGTGTCCAAACGCACCATCAAATCTTATATAAGCGAGATCAATGCTATTCACCATGGGTTAATCCTATCGTCGAATAAAGGTTATAAAGTCGATACGGATCAGGTGAATACTTTTCTGGCCAACGAACAAAAAGCTATCCCGCAAACGCAATCCGAACGAATCGCTTATATTCTGAAAAAACTGGTGCACACGAGTCAGCCTATTTCCATTTATGATTTAAGCGACGCTCTGTTTATCAGCGAGTCCACGCTAAGGCTGGATTTAAAGCTGATTAAGGAAAAGCTGGCCAAAAACAACCTGGAATTGAGTTTGGTGAAGGATCATTTAAGTTTGCGCGGCAAAGAAAAGGACAAGCGCAAACTCATGAGCAGCATTTTGTACGAGGAAGCCGACGGAAGCTTTATCGACATCGATAAAATCAAAAGGTTTTATCATGAATTAAATGTGGACTACATCCGGAAAGCCGTGGTTGAAACCTTTTCTTCCCATCACTTTTTCACCAATGATTTTTATTTAACCAATGTGATCATCCACATCACGATTGCGCTGGACAGAATGAAACATGATTCTCAGTTTTTAAATAAGACCGTAAATTATCATACCGACAACACCGCACATCAAATCGCCAAGGAAATCGCCTTTAAATTGGAATCCTATTTTCACGTCCAATATTCGGAAGAGGAAATCGCCGATTTGGCGCTCTTGATTTCGTGTAACGGAACAAACGTCAACTTTACGCAAATTGAAGTCAGCGACCTGGAACGGATTGCCGGGAAAGACTGTATCGAGTTGGTTAGCGAAATCGCCTCCGACTTGGATAAGTATTACTATATCAGTATTGCCGATGCCGATTTTATTACGCGTTTTACGCTGCATGTGAAAAATTTGTTGATGCGTTTAAAAAACAACCATTCAACGAAAAATCCGCTAACCAATACGATTAAAAGGGAATGCCCGCTTATTTACGATTGCGCCGTGCACGCTTCCCATGTGATTAAAGAAAAAACGGGCTATCGGATCAGCGACGATGAAATCGCCTATTTGGCTTTTCACCTCGGGTATGCAATTGAATTGCAGCGGCAAACGAACGTAAAAATCTCGTGCACGGTGCTGTTTCCGCTCTACTACAACATGAACGTGCAGATGATCAATAAATTGCAGCAGTATTTTGGCAACGATATATCGATTCATTCGATTGTCACGGACGAAAGCGATTTGAATTATGCTTCCAGCGATTTTATCATTTCTACCGCCCAATTGCACAAAATTCCGGAAATCCCGTATGTCGTGATCACTCCGTTTTTTATTGAAGGCGACCGGGAAAAAGTGTCGGACAAAATCTTTGAGTTAAAAGAGCAAAAAAAGAAAAATCAATTTAAGTACCATCTAAAATCTTTTTTGGACGAAAGGCATTTCTGCAGCTCCACGGCTAGGTCCGGGAAAGAGGAAGTTTTACGGTTTATCTGTCAAACGATGAACCGGGACGGCTATACGGACGAGGATTTTTTCGCCAAAATCATGGAACGGGAAGCGATGTCCTCTACCGCGTTCGGACAAGTGGCCCTTCCGCATGCGATCAAAATGGAATCCCGCAAAACGGGCATGTTCATTTATTTGAATCCGAACGGGATTAAATGGGATGCTTCCACCGTGAAAATTGTGTTATTGATCACCGTCAGCGGAGAGGATCGAAAAATATTCCGCGACGTATTCGATGCGCTCGCCACCATATTGACGGACGACAAAAATGTGAATCTGCTGTCATCCCTGGAGCACTTCGATGATTTTATCAATCAACTGATCGCCTGCTGGGAGTAA
- a CDS encoding metal ABC transporter substrate-binding protein gives MKFWNRSIIALSLSMMLVVAGCGSNANTPANSAGTGGSSTAPEASANTPSTEKLEIKTSFYPMYEFTRHVAGELANVENLVPAGMEPHDWEPTPQDMAAITEADVLVYNGAGMEGWVDQVLESATGKGLKAIEASQGLEIVEGAEGHEHAHGDEAHEDGEHAHEEGEHTDEEGDHVHEEGEHTHEEGDHVHEESEHAHEESEHAHDDSGHHHDHGGLDPHVWLSPALAIEEVRNIEKGLSAAAPQYADQFKANADAYAAELEALDKEFAATLKNSKRKDFITQHAAFGYLAKQYGLTQVPIAGLSPEQEPSAAQMAEIVQFAKEHNVKTIFFETLVSSKVADTIASEIGAKSAVLNPIEGLTEEDLAKGLDYIGVMRQNLQALKAALNE, from the coding sequence ATGAAATTTTGGAATCGTAGTATCATCGCTTTATCTCTATCTATGATGTTGGTTGTGGCCGGCTGCGGATCAAACGCCAATACACCGGCCAATAGCGCGGGAACGGGCGGCTCGTCCACTGCGCCGGAAGCGTCCGCCAATACGCCTTCCACGGAAAAATTGGAAATTAAAACGAGCTTCTATCCGATGTACGAATTTACGCGTCATGTGGCGGGGGAACTGGCCAACGTGGAAAACCTCGTTCCCGCCGGCATGGAGCCGCATGATTGGGAGCCGACGCCCCAGGACATGGCCGCGATTACCGAGGCTGACGTACTCGTGTACAACGGAGCTGGGATGGAAGGCTGGGTGGACCAGGTGCTGGAGAGCGCCACGGGGAAAGGGCTAAAGGCGATTGAAGCCAGCCAAGGGCTTGAAATCGTGGAAGGCGCGGAAGGGCATGAGCATGCACATGGCGATGAGGCCCATGAAGATGGGGAACATGCGCATGAAGAGGGTGAACATACGGATGAGGAAGGTGACCATGTGCACGAGGAGGGTGAACATACGCATGAGGAAGGTGACCATGTGCATGAAGAAAGCGAGCATGCGCATGAAGAAAGCGAACATGCTCACGATGATAGCGGGCACCACCACGATCACGGCGGCTTGGATCCGCATGTGTGGTTGTCGCCGGCGCTGGCGATAGAGGAGGTTCGCAACATTGAAAAGGGACTGTCCGCAGCCGCTCCGCAGTACGCGGACCAGTTTAAAGCCAACGCCGATGCATATGCAGCCGAGCTGGAGGCGCTCGATAAGGAATTTGCCGCAACGCTCAAGAACAGCAAACGCAAGGACTTTATTACCCAGCATGCCGCCTTCGGTTATCTGGCCAAACAATACGGGCTGACCCAGGTGCCGATCGCCGGGCTGTCGCCGGAACAGGAGCCGTCGGCAGCCCAGATGGCCGAAATCGTCCAGTTTGCCAAAGAGCACAACGTGAAGACGATCTTTTTTGAAACCCTGGTGTCCTCCAAAGTGGCCGATACGATCGCTTCCGAAATCGGAGCAAAGTCGGCGGTTTTGAATCCGATCGAAGGCTTGACCGAAGAAGATTTGGCTAAGGGGCTGGATTACATTGGCGTGATGCGCCAAAATCTGCAGGCCCTGAAGGCTGCGCTTAACGAGTAG
- a CDS encoding DMT family transporter: protein MGWLFVFVAALLELVGVIGLKKFSQKKSMLNLLMFFGGFGGSFAFLYASFNYLQVSIAYAVWIGIGTSAAVLVNMIFFGESKSIGRIISLMIIVIGVVGLKAVS, encoded by the coding sequence ATGGGTTGGCTATTCGTATTTGTTGCTGCTCTATTGGAACTGGTTGGGGTCATTGGTTTAAAAAAATTCAGCCAAAAGAAATCCATGTTGAATTTGCTGATGTTCTTTGGCGGATTTGGAGGTTCTTTTGCCTTTCTTTACGCTTCCTTTAACTATCTGCAAGTCAGCATCGCCTATGCGGTCTGGATTGGAATAGGAACCTCCGCTGCCGTTCTGGTAAACATGATCTTTTTTGGTGAATCCAAAAGCATCGGGCGCATCATCAGTCTCATGATCATTGTTATTGGTGTTGTTGGACTCAAAGCGGTTTCATAA
- a CDS encoding glycoside hydrolase family 1 protein, whose protein sequence is MKNIPSGFPADFLWGGAIAANQAEGAYNVNGKGLSVADINEFTDKVPLDKKYNLELTTDYVKEAMQSEDRVFPKRWGIDFYHTYKEDLKMLSELGLKTFRTSINWTRIFPNGDEAEPNEEGLKFYDNLIDEIIANGMEPMITLSHYEMPLHLTLAYKGWYSREMIDFFVRFSQVILDRYHKKVKYWIIINQINLIVHESFNHLGIAEDVVDDLTSAKYQGVHHEFVACGLVTKYAKSLDPNLQIGMMLCGGPAYPATCKPEDVFAAVRNNQMEYFFSDVLLRGYYPGYAFRYFRDNNITVEFAEGDEEALKHTADFMSFSYYYTRIVDEESMKNKTGPYRNFELPANPWGWTIDPLGLRTMLNLFYDRYQCPIYITENGIGYHDTLEEDGSIHDSYRIDYYRAHIEQMKEAIKDGVDLRGYYAWGPIDIVSCSSSEMSKRYGFIYVDQDDYGKGSKKRLRKDSFYWMQKVIASNGEDLD, encoded by the coding sequence ATGAAGAACATTCCATCAGGATTTCCGGCCGATTTTTTATGGGGAGGAGCCATCGCCGCCAATCAGGCGGAAGGGGCTTACAATGTGAACGGAAAAGGGTTAAGCGTTGCGGATATTAATGAATTTACGGATAAAGTTCCTTTAGATAAAAAGTACAATTTAGAACTGACGACGGACTATGTTAAGGAAGCGATGCAAAGCGAGGACCGCGTTTTCCCGAAACGTTGGGGCATCGATTTCTATCACACTTATAAAGAAGACCTGAAAATGCTCAGCGAACTTGGACTAAAAACCTTCCGCACCTCGATCAATTGGACAAGAATTTTTCCAAATGGCGACGAAGCGGAACCGAATGAAGAAGGTTTGAAATTTTACGATAACCTGATCGACGAAATTATTGCGAACGGGATGGAGCCGATGATCACCCTGTCCCACTATGAAATGCCGCTGCATTTGACCCTGGCTTATAAAGGGTGGTACTCCAGAGAAATGATCGATTTCTTCGTCCGCTTTAGCCAAGTCATTCTGGATCGTTACCATAAAAAAGTAAAGTACTGGATTATCATTAACCAAATCAATTTAATTGTTCACGAATCCTTTAACCATCTGGGCATTGCGGAAGATGTAGTGGATGATTTAACCTCCGCCAAATATCAAGGTGTACATCATGAATTTGTGGCTTGCGGTCTGGTCACGAAATATGCCAAAAGCCTGGATCCTAATTTACAGATCGGAATGATGCTCTGCGGGGGGCCGGCCTATCCGGCGACCTGCAAACCGGAAGATGTCTTCGCTGCCGTTCGCAATAATCAAATGGAGTACTTCTTCTCCGATGTGTTGCTGCGCGGATATTATCCCGGTTACGCGTTCCGCTATTTCCGCGACAACAACATTACCGTGGAATTTGCGGAGGGCGACGAAGAAGCGTTGAAGCATACGGCCGACTTTATGTCGTTCTCCTATTACTACACTCGTATTGTCGATGAAGAGAGCATGAAAAACAAAACAGGTCCTTACCGCAATTTTGAACTTCCGGCCAACCCTTGGGGATGGACGATTGATCCGCTCGGGCTTCGCACCATGCTGAACCTGTTCTATGACCGGTACCAGTGTCCGATTTATATCACGGAAAACGGGATCGGCTACCATGACACATTGGAAGAGGACGGTTCCATCCATGATTCCTATCGTATTGACTATTACCGGGCCCATATTGAGCAAATGAAAGAGGCCATTAAAGACGGGGTAGATTTACGAGGTTATTATGCATGGGGGCCGATTGATATTGTAAGTTGTTCTTCCTCGGAAATGAGCAAACGCTACGGATTTATTTACGTGGACCAGGATGATTACGGCAAGGGCAGTAAAAAGCGCCTCCGGAAAGACA
- a CDS encoding PTS lactose/cellobiose transporter subunit IIA translates to MTSEQVAQQAMQIILHAGEARKHCTEALKDIENSDFAGAKEKMKLANDEIVIAHRVQTNCIQKETEGEQGEYSVLFAHAQDTLMTIYSEINMAKRLIDIFERFDQRLSQLEINK, encoded by the coding sequence ATGACTTCGGAACAAGTAGCTCAACAGGCGATGCAAATCATTTTGCACGCCGGGGAAGCAAGAAAGCATTGTACGGAAGCTTTAAAAGATATTGAAAACAGCGACTTCGCCGGAGCGAAGGAGAAGATGAAATTAGCCAACGACGAAATTGTGATTGCCCATCGCGTGCAAACGAACTGCATTCAAAAAGAAACGGAAGGCGAACAAGGAGAGTATTCGGTTTTATTTGCCCATGCGCAAGACACGCTCATGACGATTTATAGTGAAATAAATATGGCCAAGCGGCTGATTGACATTTTCGAGCGCTTTGATCAGAGGCTGAGCCAATTAGAAATCAATAAATAA
- the metE gene encoding 5-methyltetrahydropteroyltriglutamate--homocysteine S-methyltransferase: MKSANLGYPRIGRNREWKKALEAYWSGKLEEKELHEELKGIRLQNLKLQQEKGIEVIPVGDFTYYDHVLDTAVMFGLIPQRFGYEGGTPDLSVYYAMARGSREAAACEMTKWFNTNYHYIVPELGENLEPKLTRNRPLEAYREAKAELGIEGRPVIVGPYTFLKLSKGYAADQLENWIDRLLPLYGQILRELAAEGAEWVQIDEPILCTTLAEEELPRIARIYDKLAQEAPGIKLFLQTYFEAVDHYQAVTALPVHGIGLDFVHDKGRNLQAVREFGFPADKLLGAGLIDGRAIWRADLDSKLETLQTLVEAVPADRIVIQPSCSLLHVPISAENERTLEPVLRGALAFADEKLEEVALLAKAGRLGYDAVRSAAEGANHARRALQQSPSRNSRQVQQRMAALAAQPTSRPDSYEVRSKLQRKRWNLPLLPTTTIGSFPQTPEIRSARQKWRKGEWTGERYEAFIKEQIGIWIELQAELGLDVLVHGEFERNDMVEFFGEKLNGFAFTANGWVQSYGSRCVKPPVIYGDVEWTGPMTVAETVYAQSLTDKPVKGMLTGPVTILNWSFVRDDKSREEVAYQIALALREEVEALEAAGIGMIQVDEPALREGLPLKREQWPAYLEWAVRAFRLSTSTVQNETLIHTHMCYSEFHDIIDSINALDADVISIETSRSHGELIESFEKNTYDKEIGLGVYDIHSPRVPSAAEMGLMIDRALRVLEPAQFWINPDCGLKTRKYEETVASLRNMVEATKQAREKYAIKA, translated from the coding sequence ATGAAAAGCGCTAATTTGGGGTATCCACGCATCGGACGAAACCGCGAGTGGAAGAAGGCGTTGGAAGCTTACTGGTCCGGCAAGCTGGAGGAAAAGGAGCTCCACGAGGAACTCAAAGGCATACGGCTTCAGAACTTGAAGCTGCAACAGGAAAAAGGAATCGAAGTGATTCCGGTCGGCGACTTCACTTACTATGACCATGTGCTGGACACGGCCGTTATGTTCGGGCTGATTCCGCAACGGTTCGGTTACGAAGGCGGAACGCCGGATTTGTCCGTTTATTACGCCATGGCCAGAGGCAGCCGGGAAGCCGCGGCCTGCGAGATGACGAAGTGGTTTAATACGAACTACCACTATATCGTGCCGGAGCTGGGGGAGAACCTCGAGCCTAAGCTGACCCGCAACCGTCCGCTTGAAGCCTACCGCGAGGCCAAAGCAGAGCTGGGCATCGAAGGCAGACCGGTCATCGTCGGGCCGTATACGTTCCTGAAGCTGTCCAAGGGGTATGCCGCGGATCAGCTTGAGAACTGGATCGACCGGCTGCTTCCATTGTATGGGCAGATTCTGAGGGAACTGGCGGCGGAAGGGGCGGAATGGGTGCAGATCGATGAGCCGATTTTGTGCACCACGCTAGCCGAAGAAGAACTGCCGCGCATAGCCCGCATTTATGACAAACTGGCGCAAGAAGCCCCGGGCATCAAGCTGTTCCTGCAAACATACTTCGAAGCGGTCGATCACTACCAAGCCGTCACGGCGCTTCCGGTTCACGGCATCGGTTTGGATTTCGTGCATGACAAAGGGCGCAATTTGCAGGCGGTTCGCGAGTTCGGGTTTCCCGCAGACAAGCTGCTGGGCGCAGGTCTGATCGATGGCCGCGCCATTTGGCGGGCGGACCTGGACAGCAAGCTGGAAACGCTGCAGACGCTGGTGGAAGCGGTCCCGGCGGACCGGATTGTAATCCAGCCTTCCTGCAGCCTGCTGCACGTCCCGATCAGCGCCGAAAATGAGCGCACGCTGGAGCCGGTTTTGCGCGGAGCGCTCGCTTTTGCCGACGAGAAGCTGGAGGAGGTCGCGCTGCTGGCGAAGGCCGGCCGGCTTGGCTACGATGCCGTCCGCTCCGCAGCGGAAGGCGCGAACCATGCGCGCCGCGCGCTGCAGCAGTCGCCGTCCCGCAACAGCCGGCAGGTCCAGCAGCGGATGGCCGCTTTGGCCGCGCAGCCGACTTCCCGCCCGGACAGCTATGAGGTGCGGAGCAAGCTTCAGCGGAAGCGCTGGAACCTGCCGCTGCTGCCGACGACGACGATCGGCAGCTTCCCGCAGACGCCGGAAATCCGCAGCGCCCGGCAAAAATGGCGCAAGGGCGAATGGACGGGCGAGCGTTACGAGGCGTTTATCAAGGAGCAGATCGGGATTTGGATCGAGCTGCAGGCCGAACTCGGGCTGGATGTGTTGGTGCACGGCGAGTTTGAACGGAACGATATGGTGGAATTTTTCGGGGAGAAATTGAACGGGTTTGCCTTTACGGCGAACGGCTGGGTGCAGTCCTACGGTTCGCGCTGCGTCAAACCTCCGGTCATCTATGGCGATGTGGAATGGACGGGGCCGATGACCGTGGCGGAAACGGTGTACGCCCAGTCGCTAACGGATAAGCCGGTGAAAGGAATGCTGACCGGTCCGGTGACGATTTTGAACTGGTCGTTTGTGCGCGACGATAAGTCCCGCGAAGAAGTGGCTTATCAGATCGCGCTTGCGCTAAGGGAAGAAGTGGAGGCGCTGGAAGCCGCGGGCATCGGCATGATCCAGGTCGACGAACCGGCGCTGCGCGAAGGCTTGCCGCTGAAACGGGAACAATGGCCGGCTTATTTGGAATGGGCGGTACGGGCGTTCCGGCTGTCGACCTCCACGGTCCAAAACGAGACGCTGATCCATACGCATATGTGCTACAGCGAATTTCATGACATTATCGATTCGATCAACGCGCTGGACGCCGATGTCATCTCGATCGAAACCTCCCGCAGCCACGGGGAGCTCATTGAAAGCTTTGAGAAGAACACTTACGACAAGGAGATCGGCCTCGGGGTATATGACATTCACAGCCCGCGCGTGCCTTCGGCCGCCGAAATGGGCTTGATGATCGACCGGGCCCTGCGCGTTCTCGAGCCGGCCCAATTCTGGATCAATCCGGATTGCGGCCTGAAAACCCGTAAATACGAGGAAACCGTCGCCTCCCTGCGCAATATGGTGGAGGCCACCAAGCAGGCGCGCGAAAAATACGCCATCAAGGCGTAA
- a CDS encoding PTS sugar transporter subunit IIC produces the protein MNKLMEWLKNDFSPKMNKVNNNVWIVTLKDSVMQLLPFILLGSVFCLLTIPGDVYQIKNYPNFWVPFGWTMGMLSLLVSFLIPFNLMEKKKLRKQRFIAGCTSLIVFLIIITPQVVKDGAVGFSHSSLGTGGMFVAIIAALFTGYIMSLFGKFSFFKEESVIPDFVRAWFDSMLPIGITLVAAWVLVDIVHVDIYNIILNIFMPLANVVETPWGFMLIIFIYCFLYSMGISSWVLTPVTKPIFLAAITANATMGAHNLVTAETIFSAYLFVGGVGCTLPLVIMHAFSKSTKLKALGRASFIPAIFNINEPLVFGSIVWNPLLMLPMWIIGIILPALVWIGTKVIPFGSIPKVIFDLWYAPFPISTWITTGTITGMILMLICVGVATLIWYPFFKTYEKQELEKESPQTN, from the coding sequence ATGAACAAATTAATGGAATGGCTGAAAAACGACTTTTCTCCGAAGATGAATAAAGTAAATAACAATGTATGGATCGTCACGCTGAAGGATTCCGTCATGCAACTGTTGCCTTTCATTCTTCTGGGATCGGTATTTTGCCTGCTCACCATCCCCGGCGATGTTTATCAAATCAAAAACTACCCTAATTTTTGGGTTCCGTTCGGATGGACGATGGGCATGCTTTCGCTGCTCGTTTCATTCCTGATTCCATTCAATTTGATGGAGAAAAAGAAGTTAAGAAAGCAGCGTTTTATCGCCGGTTGCACCAGTTTGATCGTTTTCTTGATCATCATTACTCCCCAGGTCGTTAAAGACGGCGCGGTTGGTTTTTCCCATAGTTCTTTGGGAACCGGGGGCATGTTCGTTGCCATCATCGCCGCTCTTTTCACCGGATATATCATGAGTCTTTTTGGAAAATTCTCTTTTTTCAAAGAAGAGTCCGTCATCCCGGACTTTGTCAGAGCCTGGTTTGACTCTATGCTGCCTATCGGAATCACTTTGGTTGCGGCTTGGGTATTGGTCGATATCGTTCATGTGGATATCTACAACATCATTTTGAATATTTTTATGCCGTTGGCAAATGTAGTAGAGACGCCTTGGGGATTCATGCTGATCATATTTATTTACTGTTTCCTGTATTCCATGGGGATCTCCAGTTGGGTGTTAACCCCGGTCACCAAACCGATTTTTCTGGCGGCCATTACCGCCAACGCGACCATGGGGGCGCATAATCTCGTCACGGCCGAAACAATTTTTTCCGCATACTTGTTTGTAGGCGGCGTGGGCTGTACGTTACCTCTGGTTATTATGCACGCGTTCTCTAAAAGCACCAAGCTAAAAGCGCTGGGCCGGGCAAGCTTTATACCCGCCATCTTTAATATCAACGAGCCTTTGGTATTCGGTTCGATCGTATGGAACCCCTTATTGATGCTGCCGATGTGGATCATAGGGATTATCTTGCCGGCGCTCGTTTGGATCGGGACCAAAGTCATTCCTTTCGGCTCCATCCCGAAAGTGATCTTCGATCTGTGGTACGCTCCATTTCCCATCTCCACGTGGATTACGACAGGAACGATCACAGGCATGATTTTGATGCTCATCTGCGTCGGGGTAGCTACGCTGATTTGGTACCCATTTTTCAAAACCTACGAAAAACAAGAACTTGAAAAAGAATCACCGCAAACCAATTAA